One genomic region from Nitrospinota bacterium encodes:
- the sdhB gene encoding succinate dehydrogenase iron-sulfur subunit, which yields MAKTKFLISRYNAARDPKPYLQEFRLEIPQGATLLDCINLIKWTQDGTLTYRMSCRSAICGSCSMKVNGHARLACKTQAAEAVIDGAITIEPMGNSPLIRDLAVDLEPFFDSIDRVKPYLVPDDSKQWKRETLQSHDDYRKIEDASTCILCAACWSDCNVLEVDPRFLGPAALAKAQRFVYDSRDSDTANRIEYLSRVTGMWDCTHCAECATRCPTDAKPLFRIKELRTAAMTHKVTNNNGARHVLAFRESVGGLVPGIGGGMLNENYIPVRSVGFFNLDGILSIIPVGIRMFIRGKNPPILPHIIDKFGEVRAMFRRFNDYRKEYRK from the coding sequence ATGGCCAAGACGAAATTCCTTATCTCACGCTACAACGCGGCGCGGGATCCGAAGCCGTACCTGCAGGAATTCCGGCTTGAGATTCCCCAAGGGGCGACGCTGCTGGACTGCATCAACCTGATCAAGTGGACACAGGACGGGACGTTGACCTACCGCATGTCCTGCCGCAGCGCCATTTGCGGATCCTGCTCCATGAAGGTGAACGGCCACGCCCGCCTTGCCTGCAAGACGCAGGCGGCGGAAGCCGTCATCGACGGCGCCATCACCATCGAGCCGATGGGGAATTCGCCCCTCATCCGCGACCTCGCGGTCGACCTTGAGCCGTTCTTCGATTCCATCGACCGGGTGAAGCCGTATCTCGTCCCGGACGACAGCAAGCAGTGGAAACGCGAAACATTGCAGAGCCACGACGATTACCGGAAGATCGAGGATGCCAGCACGTGCATCCTGTGCGCCGCCTGCTGGTCCGATTGCAATGTGCTGGAGGTGGATCCCCGCTTCCTCGGGCCGGCCGCGCTGGCCAAGGCGCAGCGCTTCGTCTATGACTCGCGCGACAGCGATACCGCCAACCGCATTGAGTATTTAAGCCGCGTCACCGGCATGTGGGATTGCACGCACTGCGCCGAATGCGCCACGCGCTGCCCCACCGACGCCAAGCCGCTGTTCCGCATCAAGGAGCTCCGCACCGCGGCGATGACGCATAAGGTCACCAACAACAACGGCGCACGCCACGTGCTCGCCTTCCGCGAATCGGTGGGCGGCCTGGTGCCCGGCATCGGCGGCGGGATGCTCAACGAGAACTATATACCGGTACGTTCCGTCGGGTTTTTCAACCTGGACGGGATACTGAGCATCATTCCGGTGGGCATCCGCATGTTCATCCGCGGAAAGAATCCGCCGATTCTCCCGCACATCATTGACAAATTCGGCGAGGTGCGCGCGATGTTCCGCCGCTTCAACGACTATCGCAAGGAGTACCGGAAATGA
- a CDS encoding CoB--CoM heterodisulfide reductase iron-sulfur subunit B family protein, giving the protein MKYALYTGCVAKGAGRELMSATVYAAERLGIQIKEMKDASCCGAGAIQEDNPLLGDALNARTFALAEEQGLDIMTICGTCQGVMRTAQIKMDHNPAHKERVNAALKRDTGREYKGTVKVKHFYQIVEEDYGLENVVKRVTRKLTGLKVAPFYGCYVLRPHEYSDTKVPDRPDYLEKLIAAVGATPVDYAEKQKCCGFPILMPNKANALQLSGNATIGALKAGADVMVTPCPLCHLNMDSYQPEIEEMLDRKINMPVLHYPQLIALALGANLDELKMNTHVVLPNEKLLEIAAR; this is encoded by the coding sequence ATGAAGTACGCCCTGTATACCGGATGCGTCGCCAAAGGCGCGGGCCGCGAACTGATGAGCGCCACCGTCTACGCCGCCGAACGCCTCGGCATCCAAATCAAGGAAATGAAAGACGCTTCCTGCTGCGGCGCGGGGGCCATTCAGGAGGATAACCCGTTGCTTGGCGACGCACTCAACGCGCGCACCTTTGCGCTGGCGGAGGAGCAGGGGCTGGACATCATGACCATCTGCGGAACCTGCCAAGGGGTCATGCGCACCGCCCAGATAAAGATGGATCACAACCCGGCCCACAAAGAACGGGTGAATGCCGCGCTCAAGCGCGATACCGGCCGCGAATATAAAGGCACTGTAAAAGTGAAACACTTTTACCAGATCGTGGAGGAAGACTACGGCCTGGAGAACGTCGTCAAGCGGGTCACCCGCAAGCTGACCGGCCTCAAGGTGGCGCCGTTCTACGGTTGCTACGTTCTTCGTCCGCACGAATACAGCGATACCAAAGTGCCGGACCGCCCGGATTATCTGGAAAAGCTGATCGCGGCGGTGGGGGCCACCCCGGTCGATTACGCGGAAAAACAGAAGTGTTGCGGTTTTCCGATACTGATGCCGAACAAGGCCAACGCGCTCCAGCTTTCCGGCAACGCCACGATCGGCGCGCTGAAGGCCGGCGCCGACGTGATGGTCACGCCCTGCCCGCTCTGCCACCTGAACATGGACAGCTATCAGCCGGAGATCGAGGAGATGCTCGACCGGAAGATCAACATGCCGGTGCTGCACTATCCGCAGTTGATCGCGTTGGCGCTGGGGGCCAACTTGGACGAACTGAAGATGAACACCCACGTGGTGTTGCCGAACGAAAAGTTGCTGGAAATCGCCGCCCGCTAA